A genome region from Macrotis lagotis isolate mMagLag1 chromosome 4, bilby.v1.9.chrom.fasta, whole genome shotgun sequence includes the following:
- the POLL gene encoding DNA polymerase lambda isoform X1 yields the protein MEPRGILKAFPKRKKMRTDSDRSDLLKIPKKEEAEDGEWLSPLQVHVLPASIGRARAEIFEKQIIQHGGRVCSPHAPGITHIVVDETVDCERALRLLKLSHLPRGVQMVKSAWLSQCLQEQKLVDTAAFSICIPDRYLDKADIQLASFQPGPSGTSAQSGLPSTTPFAPSQELHSKLSTQPQPNYYNEDSDEEEVQITPADLEALITGQYPSTPEGDAESSLAPTVSNKWVCAQPSSQKKINHNLHITEKLEVLAKAYTVQGDRWRSLGYSKAVSALKSFHKPITSYQEACGIPGIGKRMAEKIMEILESGHLRKLDHISDSVPVLELFSNIWGVGSKTAQMWYQQGFRTLEDIQSRATLTTQQAIGLKHYEDFLKRIPREEAAEIEQTVRETACTLNPGLLSVACGSYRRGKATCGDVDVLVTHPDGHSHQGIFNQLLDTLRQQGFLTDDLVSQDDNGQQQKYLGVCQLPGPGRLHRRLDIIVVPYSEFACALLYFTGSAYFNRSMRALAKTKGMSLSEHALSTAVVRDGHGIKLGPGRALSTPTEKDVFKLLGLPYREPSERDW from the exons ATGGAGCCTCGAGGGATCTTGAAGGCCTTCCCTAAACGGAAGAAAATGAGAACTGACTCAGATAGGAGTGACCTCTTAAAGATTCCtaagaaagaagaagcagaagatgGAG AGTGGCTGAGCCCACTGCAAGTGCACGTGTTACCTGCGAGCATCGGTCGAGCCCGGGCTGAGATCTTTGAGAAGCAAATCATCCAGCACGGGGGCCGCGTCTGCTCCCCTCATGCCCCAGGGATTACACACATTGTGGTGGATGAGACTGTTGACTGTGAGCGAGCCCTCCGCCTCCTGAAATTGTCCCATCTTCCACGAGGGGTCCAAATGGTGAAGTCAGCTTGGCTGAGCCAGTGTTTGCAAGAGCAGAAACTGGTGGACACTGCTGCATTCAGCATCTGCATCCCTGACAG GTACCTGGACAAGGCAGATATTCAGCTTGCGTCTTTCCAGCCAGGGCCCTCTGGAACCTCAGCCCAGTCAGGGCTTCCTTCTACTACTCCTTTTGCCCCATCTCAGGAACTACATTCAAAACTGTCCACCCAGCCACAG CCTAATTATTATAATGAAGACAGTGATGAAGAGGAAGTTCAGATTACCCCAGCTGACCTGGAAGCCCTGATCACTGGCCAATACCCAAGTACCCCTGAAGGAGATGCTGAGTCCAGCCTGGCCCCTACAGTCAGCAATAAGTGGGTGTGTGCCCAGCCCTCTAGCCAGAAGAAGATCAACCACAATCTTCATATTACAGAGAAGCTGGAAGTGCTGGCCAAAGCCTACACTGTCCAAGGGGACAGGTGGCGGTCACTAGGCTACTCCAAGGCTGTTAGTGCCCTCAAGAGCTTTCACAAACCTATCACCTCCTATCAG GAAGCCTGTGGCATCCCTGGGATTGGAAAACGCATGGCAGAGAAGATCATGGAGATCTTAGAAAGTGGTCATCTTCGGAAACTGGACCACATCAGTGACAGCGTACCTGTCCTAGAGCTCTTCTCCAATATCTGGGGAGTTGGAAGCAAGACTGCTCAGATGTGGTACCAGCAG GGCTTCCGGACTTTAGAGGACATTCAAAGCCGGGCCACCCTGACTACTCAGCAGGCCATCGGCCTGAAGCATTATGAGGACTTCCTCAAGCGCATACCCAGGGAAGAGGCTGCAGAGATAGAGCAGACT GTCCGGGAGACAGCTTGTACCCTCAATCCTGGTCTGCTTTCTGTGGCATGTGGCTCATACCGCCGGGGTAAGGCGACATGTGGGGATGTAGATGTGCTTGTCACTCATCCAGATGGACACTCTCACCAGGGGATCTTCAACCAGCTTCTGGATACCCTTCGGCAGCAAG GGTTCCTTACAGATGACTTGGTTAGCCAGGATGATAATGGCCAGCAGCAGAAGTATCTGGGTGTATGCCAATTGCCAGGGCCTGGTCGGCTCCACCGTCGCTTGGACATCATTGTGGTACCCTATAGTGAGTTTGCCTGTGCCTTACTGTATTTCACTGGCTCTGCTTACTTTAACCGTTCTATGAGGGCTCTGGCCAAGACAAAGGGCATGAGCCTGTCAGAGCATGCTCTCAGCACTGCCGTTGTGCGTGATGGACATGGCATCAAGCTGGGGCCAGGTCGGGCATTGTCCACCCCCACAGAGAAAGATGTCTTCAAACTTTTAGGCTTGCCATATCGGGAGCCCTCTGAGCGGGATTGGTga
- the POLL gene encoding DNA polymerase lambda isoform X2, with translation MEPRGILKAFPKRKKMRTDSDRSDLLKIPKKEEAEDGEWLSPLQVHVLPASIGRARAEIFEKQIIQHGGRVCSPHAPGITHIVVDETVDCERALRLLKLSHLPRGVQMVKSAWLSQCLQEQKLVDTAAFSICIPDRYLDKADIQLASFQPGPSGTSAQSGLPSTTPFAPSQELHSKLSTQPQPNYYNEDSDEEEVQITPADLEALITGQYPSTPEGDAESSLAPTVSNKWEACGIPGIGKRMAEKIMEILESGHLRKLDHISDSVPVLELFSNIWGVGSKTAQMWYQQGFRTLEDIQSRATLTTQQAIGLKHYEDFLKRIPREEAAEIEQTVRETACTLNPGLLSVACGSYRRGKATCGDVDVLVTHPDGHSHQGIFNQLLDTLRQQGFLTDDLVSQDDNGQQQKYLGVCQLPGPGRLHRRLDIIVVPYSEFACALLYFTGSAYFNRSMRALAKTKGMSLSEHALSTAVVRDGHGIKLGPGRALSTPTEKDVFKLLGLPYREPSERDW, from the exons ATGGAGCCTCGAGGGATCTTGAAGGCCTTCCCTAAACGGAAGAAAATGAGAACTGACTCAGATAGGAGTGACCTCTTAAAGATTCCtaagaaagaagaagcagaagatgGAG AGTGGCTGAGCCCACTGCAAGTGCACGTGTTACCTGCGAGCATCGGTCGAGCCCGGGCTGAGATCTTTGAGAAGCAAATCATCCAGCACGGGGGCCGCGTCTGCTCCCCTCATGCCCCAGGGATTACACACATTGTGGTGGATGAGACTGTTGACTGTGAGCGAGCCCTCCGCCTCCTGAAATTGTCCCATCTTCCACGAGGGGTCCAAATGGTGAAGTCAGCTTGGCTGAGCCAGTGTTTGCAAGAGCAGAAACTGGTGGACACTGCTGCATTCAGCATCTGCATCCCTGACAG GTACCTGGACAAGGCAGATATTCAGCTTGCGTCTTTCCAGCCAGGGCCCTCTGGAACCTCAGCCCAGTCAGGGCTTCCTTCTACTACTCCTTTTGCCCCATCTCAGGAACTACATTCAAAACTGTCCACCCAGCCACAG CCTAATTATTATAATGAAGACAGTGATGAAGAGGAAGTTCAGATTACCCCAGCTGACCTGGAAGCCCTGATCACTGGCCAATACCCAAGTACCCCTGAAGGAGATGCTGAGTCCAGCCTGGCCCCTACAGTCAGCAATAAGTGG GAAGCCTGTGGCATCCCTGGGATTGGAAAACGCATGGCAGAGAAGATCATGGAGATCTTAGAAAGTGGTCATCTTCGGAAACTGGACCACATCAGTGACAGCGTACCTGTCCTAGAGCTCTTCTCCAATATCTGGGGAGTTGGAAGCAAGACTGCTCAGATGTGGTACCAGCAG GGCTTCCGGACTTTAGAGGACATTCAAAGCCGGGCCACCCTGACTACTCAGCAGGCCATCGGCCTGAAGCATTATGAGGACTTCCTCAAGCGCATACCCAGGGAAGAGGCTGCAGAGATAGAGCAGACT GTCCGGGAGACAGCTTGTACCCTCAATCCTGGTCTGCTTTCTGTGGCATGTGGCTCATACCGCCGGGGTAAGGCGACATGTGGGGATGTAGATGTGCTTGTCACTCATCCAGATGGACACTCTCACCAGGGGATCTTCAACCAGCTTCTGGATACCCTTCGGCAGCAAG GGTTCCTTACAGATGACTTGGTTAGCCAGGATGATAATGGCCAGCAGCAGAAGTATCTGGGTGTATGCCAATTGCCAGGGCCTGGTCGGCTCCACCGTCGCTTGGACATCATTGTGGTACCCTATAGTGAGTTTGCCTGTGCCTTACTGTATTTCACTGGCTCTGCTTACTTTAACCGTTCTATGAGGGCTCTGGCCAAGACAAAGGGCATGAGCCTGTCAGAGCATGCTCTCAGCACTGCCGTTGTGCGTGATGGACATGGCATCAAGCTGGGGCCAGGTCGGGCATTGTCCACCCCCACAGAGAAAGATGTCTTCAAACTTTTAGGCTTGCCATATCGGGAGCCCTCTGAGCGGGATTGGTga
- the POLL gene encoding DNA polymerase lambda isoform X3: protein MEPRGILKAFPKRKKMRTDSDRSDLLKIPKKEEAEDGEWLSPLQVHVLPASIGRARAEIFEKQIIQHGGRVCSPHAPGITHIVVDETVDCERALRLLKLSHLPRGVQMVKSAWLSQCLQEQKLVDTAAFSICIPDRYLDKADIQLASFQPGPSGTSAQSGLPSTTPFAPSQELHSKLSTQPQPNYYNEDSDEEEVQITPADLEALITGQYPSTPEGDAESSLAPTVSNKWVCAQPSSQKKINHNLHITEKLEVLAKAYTVQGDRWRSLGYSKAVSALKSFHKPITSYQEACGIPGIGKRMAEKIMEILESGHLRKLDHISDSVPVLELFSNIWGVGSKTAQMWYQQGFRTLEDIQSRATLTTQQAIGLKHYEDFLKRIPREEAAEIEQTVRETACTLNPGLLSVACGSYRRGKATCGDVDVLVTHPDGHSHQGIFNQLLDTLRQQGFLTDDLVSQDDNGQQQKYLGVCQLPGPGRLHRRLDIIVVPYKMIHPP, encoded by the exons ATGGAGCCTCGAGGGATCTTGAAGGCCTTCCCTAAACGGAAGAAAATGAGAACTGACTCAGATAGGAGTGACCTCTTAAAGATTCCtaagaaagaagaagcagaagatgGAG AGTGGCTGAGCCCACTGCAAGTGCACGTGTTACCTGCGAGCATCGGTCGAGCCCGGGCTGAGATCTTTGAGAAGCAAATCATCCAGCACGGGGGCCGCGTCTGCTCCCCTCATGCCCCAGGGATTACACACATTGTGGTGGATGAGACTGTTGACTGTGAGCGAGCCCTCCGCCTCCTGAAATTGTCCCATCTTCCACGAGGGGTCCAAATGGTGAAGTCAGCTTGGCTGAGCCAGTGTTTGCAAGAGCAGAAACTGGTGGACACTGCTGCATTCAGCATCTGCATCCCTGACAG GTACCTGGACAAGGCAGATATTCAGCTTGCGTCTTTCCAGCCAGGGCCCTCTGGAACCTCAGCCCAGTCAGGGCTTCCTTCTACTACTCCTTTTGCCCCATCTCAGGAACTACATTCAAAACTGTCCACCCAGCCACAG CCTAATTATTATAATGAAGACAGTGATGAAGAGGAAGTTCAGATTACCCCAGCTGACCTGGAAGCCCTGATCACTGGCCAATACCCAAGTACCCCTGAAGGAGATGCTGAGTCCAGCCTGGCCCCTACAGTCAGCAATAAGTGGGTGTGTGCCCAGCCCTCTAGCCAGAAGAAGATCAACCACAATCTTCATATTACAGAGAAGCTGGAAGTGCTGGCCAAAGCCTACACTGTCCAAGGGGACAGGTGGCGGTCACTAGGCTACTCCAAGGCTGTTAGTGCCCTCAAGAGCTTTCACAAACCTATCACCTCCTATCAG GAAGCCTGTGGCATCCCTGGGATTGGAAAACGCATGGCAGAGAAGATCATGGAGATCTTAGAAAGTGGTCATCTTCGGAAACTGGACCACATCAGTGACAGCGTACCTGTCCTAGAGCTCTTCTCCAATATCTGGGGAGTTGGAAGCAAGACTGCTCAGATGTGGTACCAGCAG GGCTTCCGGACTTTAGAGGACATTCAAAGCCGGGCCACCCTGACTACTCAGCAGGCCATCGGCCTGAAGCATTATGAGGACTTCCTCAAGCGCATACCCAGGGAAGAGGCTGCAGAGATAGAGCAGACT GTCCGGGAGACAGCTTGTACCCTCAATCCTGGTCTGCTTTCTGTGGCATGTGGCTCATACCGCCGGGGTAAGGCGACATGTGGGGATGTAGATGTGCTTGTCACTCATCCAGATGGACACTCTCACCAGGGGATCTTCAACCAGCTTCTGGATACCCTTCGGCAGCAAG GGTTCCTTACAGATGACTTGGTTAGCCAGGATGATAATGGCCAGCAGCAGAAGTATCTGGGTGTATGCCAATTGCCAGGGCCTGGTCGGCTCCACCGTCGCTTGGACATCATTGTGGTACCCTATA AGATGATCCATCCTCCCTAG
- the POLL gene encoding DNA polymerase lambda isoform X4 encodes MEPRGILKAFPKRKKMRTDSDRSDLLKIPKKEEAEDGEWLSPLQVHVLPASIGRARAEIFEKQIIQHGGRVCSPHAPGITHIVVDETVDCERALRLLKLSHLPRGVQMVKSAWLSQCLQEQKLVDTAAFSICIPDRYLDKADIQLASFQPGPSGTSAQSGLPSTTPFAPSQELHSKLSTQPQPNYYNEDSDEEEVQITPADLEALITGQYPSTPEGDAESSLAPTVSNKWVCAQPSSQKKINHNLHITEKLEVLAKAYTVQGDRWRSLGYSKAVSALKSFHKPITSYQEACGIPGIGKRMAEKIMEILESGHLRKLDHISDSVPVLELFSNIWGVGSKTAQMWYQQGFRTLEDIQSRATLTTQQAIGLKHYEDFLKRIPREEAAEIEQTVRETACTLNPGLLSVACGSYRRGKATCGDVDVLVTHPDGHSHQGIFNQLLDTLRQQGFLTDDLVSQDDNGQQQKYLGVCQLPGPGRLHRRLDIIVVPYT; translated from the exons ATGGAGCCTCGAGGGATCTTGAAGGCCTTCCCTAAACGGAAGAAAATGAGAACTGACTCAGATAGGAGTGACCTCTTAAAGATTCCtaagaaagaagaagcagaagatgGAG AGTGGCTGAGCCCACTGCAAGTGCACGTGTTACCTGCGAGCATCGGTCGAGCCCGGGCTGAGATCTTTGAGAAGCAAATCATCCAGCACGGGGGCCGCGTCTGCTCCCCTCATGCCCCAGGGATTACACACATTGTGGTGGATGAGACTGTTGACTGTGAGCGAGCCCTCCGCCTCCTGAAATTGTCCCATCTTCCACGAGGGGTCCAAATGGTGAAGTCAGCTTGGCTGAGCCAGTGTTTGCAAGAGCAGAAACTGGTGGACACTGCTGCATTCAGCATCTGCATCCCTGACAG GTACCTGGACAAGGCAGATATTCAGCTTGCGTCTTTCCAGCCAGGGCCCTCTGGAACCTCAGCCCAGTCAGGGCTTCCTTCTACTACTCCTTTTGCCCCATCTCAGGAACTACATTCAAAACTGTCCACCCAGCCACAG CCTAATTATTATAATGAAGACAGTGATGAAGAGGAAGTTCAGATTACCCCAGCTGACCTGGAAGCCCTGATCACTGGCCAATACCCAAGTACCCCTGAAGGAGATGCTGAGTCCAGCCTGGCCCCTACAGTCAGCAATAAGTGGGTGTGTGCCCAGCCCTCTAGCCAGAAGAAGATCAACCACAATCTTCATATTACAGAGAAGCTGGAAGTGCTGGCCAAAGCCTACACTGTCCAAGGGGACAGGTGGCGGTCACTAGGCTACTCCAAGGCTGTTAGTGCCCTCAAGAGCTTTCACAAACCTATCACCTCCTATCAG GAAGCCTGTGGCATCCCTGGGATTGGAAAACGCATGGCAGAGAAGATCATGGAGATCTTAGAAAGTGGTCATCTTCGGAAACTGGACCACATCAGTGACAGCGTACCTGTCCTAGAGCTCTTCTCCAATATCTGGGGAGTTGGAAGCAAGACTGCTCAGATGTGGTACCAGCAG GGCTTCCGGACTTTAGAGGACATTCAAAGCCGGGCCACCCTGACTACTCAGCAGGCCATCGGCCTGAAGCATTATGAGGACTTCCTCAAGCGCATACCCAGGGAAGAGGCTGCAGAGATAGAGCAGACT GTCCGGGAGACAGCTTGTACCCTCAATCCTGGTCTGCTTTCTGTGGCATGTGGCTCATACCGCCGGGGTAAGGCGACATGTGGGGATGTAGATGTGCTTGTCACTCATCCAGATGGACACTCTCACCAGGGGATCTTCAACCAGCTTCTGGATACCCTTCGGCAGCAAG GGTTCCTTACAGATGACTTGGTTAGCCAGGATGATAATGGCCAGCAGCAGAAGTATCTGGGTGTATGCCAATTGCCAGGGCCTGGTCGGCTCCACCGTCGCTTGGACATCATTGTGGTACCCTATA CCTAG